TGAGTGCTGATAAAACAATCAGGTTTTAAAATAATGAACTGTTTTTGATCTAAGTCTATGAATGTTAAATGTTCACCAATGCCTTCAGCCCATGCATTTTTACCATAGATAAAAATAGGAACATCGGCACCGAGCTTTACGCCATAGTCCGCAAGCTCTGCTTGAGTCAGGCCACATTCCCATAATTGATTTAATACAATAAGCGTGGTGGCGGCATTGGAAGAACCACCACCTAGGCCTGCACCCATTGGAATATTTTTTTCAATTTTGATGTGTAGACCACAAAGTTTTTTTGCATGTGGTCTGAGGATTTGAGCCGCTCGGTAAATTAGGTTTTGCTCAAGTTGAACTTCACCTAAACCTTCGATTTGAATTTCATCTTTCTCAATGGGCGAAAAAACCATCCAGTCATATAAATCAATGAGTTGGAAAATGGTTTGCAATTCATGATAACCATTTTCACGACGTCCCGTAATATGCAAAAACAGGTTGAGCTTGGCTGGAGAAGGTACTCGAATCATAGATTTATAGAATTAGATTTAGCGGTTTTGGATGACCATTGTAATACGGTTTTCTTTATCTTCAGCAAGAGCCTGCTTTAAAACCAGTTTATTTGGTAAAGTTTGTTCGCCGTTATAACTAAAATCAACAGTCCATCCATCTTCAATAAGTTGGCTAACGCGATTTGCGTTATCTTTGCTAATTTGAGCATTTAAAGTTGCTGGCTTTGCTAAGATCCAACTCGTTAAGTGCGTAATCGGTGCTTGCCAGCCTGTAGCACGTTCTAGTAGCTCCTCAGGAGACGCAGCTGTAATGAGCCCAGTTTTTGAACTGTTTAGAGTGACTTCACCCGGTTTTCCCTGAATTTGTGTTTTTCCAACACCTAAAATACCGCTTAATTCGATATCAAAATTATCTTGTTGCTGAACCCATGTAAAGAAGGCGCTACCACTTTGTTGTGGTGTGCGCACTCCAATTTTTCCTTGCAAGTTGAAGTGTTTTTCATCTTGTACTTGGTGGGTAACTGCGGGTTTAGGCTGAGTAAAATGCTGACAACCGGTTAAAAATAACACACTTGATCCACAGATCGCTGTGCACAGTTGGGCAAGTTTGCTCATAAATTTAACTCTTTTTTACAGATGTAGGTAAAATTAACGCATCAAGCTGCTGTAATTGTGGATCATTCGCGTGCTTTTGTTTCAGTTGTTGTAACACAGCGCTAAACTGGGTTAATGATCCTTGCATATACAGTGCTTTAGCGTAACGAATGCCAATGTTTATGTTATGACTGAGTTCATAAGCTTTGCCTAAAACTTCTGCAGCAGCTTCATAATCATTTTGTAAAAATGCGATATAACCTAGCGTATCAAGAATTGAGGCTTGTTCAGGCGCATATTCCAAAGCTTGTTCAGCATATTGTCGTGCTTCTTTTAACCTACGATTTTGCAGAGCTAGTGTATAAGCATATGCATTAAGATAGGTCGGGCTATTTGGTTCTAATTGTAATAGCTGTTTAAGCGTTTTATCGAGTTTATCGCGATCTGTATAAGGGTCTAGTAATAGAACCTCTGCATAAATGAGTTCTGGGTCATCCGGTAAATTTTTGATTGCTTCATCGAGTAAATTTAAAGCAGCCTTTTTATTGCCCATTTTCTTTAAAATTTCAGCTTGAGCCTGATAGAGAAAGCTTGCGTGCTGAGGGTAATTGACCCGCTCTTGGGTTAAAAAACGTAGAGCATCATGTAAATTTTCTTGTTTATCGTAGATTGCAATCAGATTACGTCTTGAGACGATATATAAACTGCCATCTACTAAACGGTAATAGGCTTTTGCAGTTTCATAATGCTGTTTTCGTTCGGCATTAATGGCTAAGTAGTAATATGCTTCATTTTGATATTTTGCAGAGTTGCGTAAATCAACCAAATATTGTTCTGCTTTATCATATTGTTTAAGGTCAATACTGGTTAAACCAGCGATGAACAATGCCTCTTCAGCATGAGGATTGCCCTCTATAATTTTCTCTAATTTTTCAAGCGCAAGTTGAGGTTGGTTAATCTGAATGAGATAACGTACTTCTGCTAATCGAATATCTAAATTTTTCTTATATTTACGACTAGATTTTGCGTACCATTTTAAAGCACCTTCCTGATCACTTAATGCAATAAGCAAGTTCGCTTTCATTAAAATAAAGCTTGTAACTTTAGGGCGGCGGCGTAGTGCACGGTTAATTGTTTCTAATGCAGGTTCTAATTGACCATTTTGTGCTTCAAGATTGGCGATAAGAGCCAAAATAGAAGGGTTTTCCTTTTCTGCACTAGAACGTAAAGCAGTTAATAAGACTTCTCGATCCTGCTCATTTTCAGGTGCAATACTTGCCAAAATTTGTTCAAGATCGGCAGTTGGATCGATTTTTAAAATTTTATCTAAAGTCTCGGCCGCAAGCTGATATTCATGAGTTTTTAATGCAATATGCGATAAATAGAATAAAGCTGGAACGTCTTTGGGCTCTTGAACAACCCAGTGTGTTGCAATATTTAATGCAGCTTGTAAGTCGTTATATTCAAGTGCAACGTCTAGTGCACGCTGCTTAATTGTTGTTGAGTTGCTTTTAATCGCAAGCACTGTGTAGTTGTGTAGTGCTGTAGGAATATCGTCATAAGCTAATGCAAATTCAGCGACCATACTCTGTTGTAGAGCCTGATCAAATGAATGCACTGCATAGGTCTCTTGCAACGGACGTGCATAGACATACGAGGACATGCTACCTAACAATAAGAATGTGGTAGAATACTGTCTTATCGAAGCACCGTTAAAATTAATACGGCTATTCATTTGACGCAATTTTTATTGATCCAAAGTAATGCTTTTTATGACACCAATGTTGCACAATAGCATAAATTTAGCGAAATGATGATCTGATATGTCTTTCTTTGCATTGGGTGTCAACCATCAAACAGCTTCTGTAGAACTCCGCGAGCAAATTGCTTTCAATGCGGAGCGATTAAGTAATTTGCTTGCTGAACAACGTTATCACGAGTCTTTAAAGGACTTGGTGGTTGTCTCAACCTGTAACCGTACAGAAGTCTATGCCATGGCGGAAGATGCCGAAAGCCTTCTGAAATGGTTAGCCGACGCCAATAATATTGATGTAAAGCAGTTAATTCATCATGTTTATCGTTACGAGAATGCTCAAGCCATTACACATTTAATGCGTGTAGCAAGTGGTTTAGACTCATTAATGCTGGGTGAACCACAAATTTTAGGTCAGGTAAAAAGTGCTTTAGCATTGTCTAAAGAAGCACAGACCGTGTCTCCTGAATTAAATAGTGTGTTTGAGTATGCTTTTTACGCTGCTAAACGTGTGCGCTCTGAAACAGCAGTAGGCAGCCATGCAGTTTCAATGGGATATGCTGTTGCACAGTTGGCTTTACAAGTTTTTAGTAAACCTGAAAAGTTAACAGTTATGGTGGTTGCCGCAGGCGAAATGAACAGTCTGGTTGCCAAGCACTTAGCTGAAATGGGTGTTGCCAAGATTATCATTTGTAATCGTAGCCGCGAACGTGCTGATCAATTGGCTCAAGAAATTACCCATCAAGTTGAAGTTGAGATTATTGATTTTTCAACGCTATCAGAAAATTTATATCGTGCTGATGTGGTTTCAAGTTGTACGGGGAGTTTGTATCAGGTTATTGCCTATGCAGATGTTAAAACCGCACTAAAGAAGCGCCGTTACCAGCAAATGTTAATGGTTGATTTGGCTGTACCACGTGATATTGATCCTAAAGTGGAATCACTTGATGGTGTGTATTTGTATGGAGTTGATGATTTACAAAGTGTGATTGATGAAAACTTGGCTCAACGACGTCAAGCGGCTGTTGAAGCGGAAGTAATGGTTAATCAGCTAGCCACTCAGCTCATTACACATCAAAAAGTTAAAGAAGCGGGTAGCACAATTCATGCATATCGCCAGCATAGTGAAGAAATTAGCCAGCAAGAGCTTGCTCATGCATTAGAAACTTTGCACCATGGGGGAAATCCTGAGCAAGTGCTTAAAGAGTTTGCTCACCGCTTAACGCAAAAGTTAATGCATCCTACCTCTATGTTATTGCGCGAAGCTGCCAAAGCAGAAAGTCCTGACTATTTCGAGTGGCTACAACAGCATTTACAAGATGTATTTGACCATGAGCGAAAACCTAAACGTTAAGACAGTAGTCTTAAACTAATTTGTTTAGTCAGTTCATTAAGTTGTTGTCTTAAGTTTCGTGACTCAACTAATGAAATTTTAGATTTCAGTTTTTGACGTAAATATCTTTCTTGCAAGCCTAACGCATATTCTTTAGCAAGTTTATCAGCGACTTCAGGAGCTTGAGTTAACGCTTGAATATTGGTTCTTTGCATAATATCTGCAACTTCATGGCAGTAACTGCTACAAGCGCCTAGTACATAATAAGTTGCTAATTCTTGATCATCAGGTAGATCATCAAATATACGGTTTAGAATTGCTAAAATTTTAGCCAATAACTCATCTTGTGCAATATAGGCACGCAATCCTTCAAAATGAATATAAAGAAATGGATGATGCATTAAAATTGCAACAGCAAAGTCTTCATCTTTCGTTTGGATGTTAAAAGAGAGTGATGCATCGTGACTAACTTGTGGAGTAAAGCGCTTGCCTAAACCTAATTTTTCACGGAAAGATTGTGTTAATAGGTAACGGAAAGATCCTTGTTTCGGCAATAGCTCGGTGAGTTCCCTTAACTCACCCATGACAAGACTCTTGCCTTCAGGGGTACTAATGTTATGTTGACCCGTAAGATGAGCAAAAACGAAGTCAGAGAGCAGGGGAGCTTGATCTAATAGCCTTTGGAAGTTTTCAAGACCTTCACGTCGGATTAGAGAGTCTGGATCGTCGTCATTAGGCAGTACAAAGAATTTAAGCTCACGACCATCATTGAGTAGTGGTAATGCAATTTCTAAAGTTCGACGTGCTGCTTTTTGACCGGCAGCATCACCATCAAAGGCAATCGTAATTCGATTATTTTGTTTAAATAAAATATTTAAGTGTTCAGTATTACTTGCCGTTCCTAAAGTTGCGACAGCACCCGTGATGCCATATTGCTGTAATGCAATGACATCCATATATCCTTCTACCATTAACCAGTCATTAGATTTTAATTTTCGACCTTCATATAGACCATAAAGCAGTTGGTTTTTATGGAAAACTTCTGAATCTGGTGAGTTAATGTATTTGGGTTTAATTTCGTCATTGAGCGCACGACCACCAAATCCAACGACACGACCTTTCGGGTCTCGAATTGGGAAAATAACGCGATCACGTAAAAGGTCAAAGTCACGGCCATTATCACTTGAACGGATGAGTCCGAGTTGCTTTAGACCTTCAATATCGTAAGGAAAAGCTTTTTCTAAATGCTGCCAATCTTCGGGAGCATAACCTAAACGCCAAAACTGAATAGTTTGGTCAGTTAAACCACGCTGCTTAAAGTATTTTTTAGCTTTTTGACTGGTTGGTAATTGATGTTCGTAAAACTGAGCAACATTTTCTAAAAGGTCGTATAAATTACCTTCTTGTACGGGTTCATCAAAACTAAAAGGCTGTTCAAACTGTGCAAAAGGATCATCAAAATATACTGGCTCAAGCGTATTATACTGATCATCTGTAGGTGCTTGAGTTGTGGTTTCATCAGTCGTTTTTTGTGGCGCAGGTGACTTAGTAACTTGGCGTGTATAAGATAGTTTTTTATTATCGGTATTATCTTTTGGTAATTCGACACCCGCATGACTCGATAATTCCTTCATCACATCAATGAAGTTTCGGTTATCAATATCCATCAAAAAGCGAATGGCATTACCGTTTGCCTGGCAGCCAAAGCAGTGATAATACTGCTTATCACGGTATACATGGAAAGAGGGAGTTTTTTCTTGATGAAAAGGGCAACAACCAGAATATGTTCGTCCGGTCTTTTTCAGTTTCACACGTTGACCAATCAGATCGACAATATCTGTCCGATCTAAAATCTGATCAATCGTATGTTGTGGAATTGCCATAATTCAAATAACCGTGTTTAAACTAATGATGCGATAGGTCAGATTATTCTGACATGATGAACCGAGATATGCCCGATAAATATTTTACTATTTTATAAAAACAAACAGGCAAGTGATATCACTTGCCTGTTTGTTGTTTATTTTTAAGCTGTTATTGCTTATTGAGCAGCGTCATTTACTTCATTCGAAGAAGCCGCAGGCGCAACTGTTGCACCTTCTGCTGCTTTTTCAGGTTTATCAAGTAAACCGAAACTTAAACGATTAGTCCAGCTACGTTCAGGTTTTGGCGTTTCAACAGGTTTACTGGTTGATTCTTCAGCTTCTTCTTTGCCAGAGTTACCAATTAAACCAAAACTTACGCGGTTCAATAAACTACGTTTTGGTTCAGTCGCAGAAGTTGTTTCAGCTGTTACAGATTTAGATTCGCGACCGAGAATACCCAAGGTTGCACGGTTAATCCAGTTACCTTCTTTACGTGCGGCACGCATATTCACTGTGCCATTTTTATTTACAAGGCTAGGGTAGTTAAGTTTTAGAACTTCGATATATTGTTGCGAAGTTGCCTTATCACCTAGCTTGTCATAGCTATATGCCAAAGTTGCTAATGCTTCTGGCACTTGAGGCGTTTGTGGATAGTGTTCAATTACCCATTGTGAACGCTCAGCTGCGGCAATCCATGCTTTACGTTTAACATTGAAACGTGCTGCATTCATTTCGCTTTCAGCAAGCTCTTGACCAATAAACTTCATACGCTGTGCTGCATCTACAGAGTATTGGCTACTTGGGAAGCGACGAATCAAATCAACAAAGTTTTGATAAGCAAGTTTTAAATAACTGATGTCACGGTGAGATTGTTGCAAAGAGGTATAACGCAATAAGCTGTCGTAGTTCAGCTCCATGTTAGATACGCCACGTACATAGTATGCATAATCTAAATTTGGATGCTGAGGATTTAAACGAATAAAGCGTTCTGCTAGAGCAATTGCTCCTTCATAATCTTTTTGCTTAAATTTTGAATAGAGAAGTTCAAGTTGTGCTTGTTGTGCGTATTGTCCAGTTGGATAATAAGTATCAATCGCTTCTAATGACTTAGTGGCGTCAAGATATTGACCACGATCAAGAGATTTTTGGGCCTTTTCAAAATACGCTTGTTCACTAGATTGAGGGCCAGTATCGACCACTTCTTTTTTACTTGGATTGCTGCTACAGCCCACAAATGCAGACGCTACACCTAAAGATAAGGCAAGCATCGTAATTTTATAACGTGGTAGCGACATAAAAACTCCTCTGTTATGTTGGGCAATGAGCTACAATTGCGCTATTAAACCACTTTTATCTCAATGATCAAATGACTTCAGCACAATCTTCAAACACAAACTTCTCTGAAACTGACTTCAATTTACTTGAAGATTCTGAGGATGCAGATAACCATACTTCTGATACAACTGCAACACGTTTATCGTTGCAAGTTCAGCTAGATGAAAGCTACTTAGGGCAACGTATCGACCAAGTTGCAGCTATGGTGTGGAGTGAATTCTCCCGCGAAAAACTTAAACAATGGATGAAGGAAGGTCATCTGTTGGTAAATGGTAACATCGTAAAGCCTAAATATCGTTGTGAGGGTAGTGAAACACTTACATTAAATGTTGAACTAGAAGCACAGACCACCAGTCAGCCAGAAAATATTCCACTTGATATTGTTTATGAAGATGAAGATATTTTAGTCATTAATAAGCCAGTAGGTATGGTGGTGCATCCTGGGGCGGGGAACACCTCTGGAACTTTGGTGAATGCTTTACTTTACCATTCTCCAAAATTGGCTGAACTCTCTCGTGCCGGTTTAGTACATCGTATTGATAAAGATACTAGCGGTTTATTGGTTGTTGCTAAAACATTAGAAGCTCAATTTTCTTTAAGTAAACAGCTGGCAAATAAATCGGTTTACCGTTTATATGATTTGGTTGTGTATGGAAATATTATTGCTGGCGGTACGATTGATGAACCGATCAAACGTCATCCAGTTGACCGTGTGAAAATGGCAATTTTACCGGGTGGGCGAGATGCAGTGACCCATTACAATGTAAAAGAGCGCTTTAAAGATTTTACCCGTGTGCAAGCTCGCCTTGAAACAGGTCGAACTCATCAGATTCGTGTGCATTTTAGTTACATTGGTTATGGCTTGATAGGTGATCAGGTTTATATGAACCGTGTACGTGTGCCTGCTGGTGCTTCTGAATTGCTCATTGACACTTTACGTGGTTTTAAACGTCAAGCGTTACATGCAGCGAAGCTTGGCTTAAAGCATCCTCGTACTGGTGAAGAAATGACATTTGAAGCACCATGGCCTGAAGATTTTACCCAGCTAATTAATGTGTTACGTTCAGAAAACGCTGCATATTAAGGATATACATATGGAATTTGTTCAAGGTTTACCTCAAGGTGTATTTGTAGGGCAGACGCGTATTCAACATCCTTTGGCATTACCAACGGATCAAAGTGAACTAACAGGTTTTAATCTTGCTTTACATGTTAAAGATGAAGCCCAGCGCGTTCAGCAACATCGAATGATGCTGTTAGACGAGTTTGCTCAGTTTGGTGTTAAGAAAATGACATGGATGACTCAAACGCATAGTACGATTTGTCATACGGTTAATGAACAAATTCCTTTTATCGCATTAATTGGTGATGGCTTGGTCACACAAACCAAAGGTCATGCATTAATGATGATGACCGCCGACTGTTTGCCTGTGGTACTGGGTAATGCTGAGGGTACTGAAGTTGCCAATTTACATGCAGGATGGCGTGGTTTGGCGGGTGGTATTATTGAAAATACAGTTGCTGCTATGCAGAGCCCTCCAACATGGGCTTGGTTAGGAGCTGCGATTAGTCAACCCTGCTTTGAAATTGGAGCTGAAGTAAAAACTGCTTTTTGCAGTAAATATCCTGAACTGGAAACAGCATTTATTGATGGGAAAGCTCCAGATAAATTTCATGCAGATTTGTATGCGATTGCTCGTTTTATTTTGCAAAAACTCGGTGTTAAACAGGTTTTAGGGGGCGATCAATGCTCATATCAGCAGCAAGATGAGTACTTTTCTTATCGCCGTGATGCTAAAACTGGCCGTATGGCAACTTTTGTTTTTATGTAGTTTATAAAATCCATATTTTATTTTAGAAATATGGTCGTTGCTGATTACTCTCTTATGTTATTTAGATATTTAAATATCGTAAGAGAGTTTTTTATTTTTTGAGTTTTTAATATTGAATAAAATCAGTCATTAAACAGCTGGTCTTTATATTCATAGATCATGGTTTAGCAAGTTTTAATAAAATGATAAAATAGAAAAAATCGCTCAAAATATTAAACTTATGTCTTTGCCTGAAAAACATCTTTCTATTGTCTATCACAGTCCTTATGGTCACACTGCAAAGGTAGCATCTGCTATTGCTGCTGGTGCAGAGGTGATGGGTGTTAAAGTACATGTGATGAATATTGAGCACATTGACTGGGATGTTTTAGATGCTTCACAGGGGATTATTTTCGGCTCGCCAACGTATATGGGGAGTGTAACTGCTGATTTTAAAAAGTTTATGGATAGCACATCCAAACGTTGGAAAAATCGTTTATGGCAAGGCAAGTTAGCAGCGGGTTTTGCAAATTCGGGTGGTTTGAGTGGCGATAAACTGGCGGTTCTACAACAGCTTAATATTTTTGCAATGCAACATGGCATGTTGTGGTCTGGTTTGCCTTTAATGGCGACAGGTCATACTGAAACTGATTTAAACCGATTATCAAGTTGTTTGGGTTTAATGACTCAGTCGGATAATGCACCTGTTGAAATTACGCCACCGCAAGGGGATTTAGATACTGCTAAATGGTTTGGTGAATATATTGCTGGACTTTTATATAGATTAAATTAAATAAATCGTACGATATAAAAAAGCCTCTAACAGAGGCTTTTTTATTCAATTATTTATGAAATATTCGAGCTTTATCACGCTGCCAGTCACGGTCTTTTTCAGTTGCGCGTTTGTCATGGAGCTGTTTACCTTTTACAAGCGCAATTTCTAGTTTAACCAAGTGTCCCTTCCAGTAACATGCTAATGGAACGCACGAGTAACCTTTTTGGTTCACTGCGCCCATTAAGTGTTCAAGCTGACGTCGGGAGAGTAATAACTTACGAGTACGTGTTGCTTCAGGCACAACATGAGTTGAAGCCGATAATAAAGGCTGAATTTGTGAGCCAAGTAAAAATGCTTCGCCATTTTTAAAAATGACATAACTTTCTGTCAAAGTCATACGCCCAGCACGTAAGGATTTTACTTCCCAACCTTGAAGTGACATACCTGCTTCAAATTTTTCTTCGATAAAATAATCATGACGGGCACGTTTGTTTTGTGCGATGGTTCCGCCATTATGTTTCTTTACTACTGTTGCTTTCGCCATAATTCAAACTTCCACAATTACCTCTATTGTGCCGTAAAGTGATGCTAAGGTGAAGTTTTTTCCCACATATCAATATTTCGTCTCTTGTATAACTTTTGCTAAAATAGGCGCACAATACAATTAGAGTACTAGCGGATGTCTAAAACGCGTGTAATTTATCCTGGAACATTTGACCCTATCACAAATGGGCACGTTGATTTAGTTACTAGAGCATCAAGAATGTTTGATGAGGTCGTAGTAGCTATTGCAATTGGACATCATAAAAATCCTTTGTTCAGTCTAGAAGAAAGAGTTGCACTGGCACAGTCATCATTAGGTCATCTATCAAATGTCGAATTTGTAGGTTTTGATGGTTTACTGGTTAATTTTTTCAAAGAACAAAAGGCCACAGCAGTACTACGTGGTTTAAGAGCAGTCTCTGATTTTGAATATGAGTTTCAACTGGCCAATATGAACCGCCAACTTGATCCGCATTTTGAAGCAGTGTTTTTAACACCTTCTGAACAGTATTCTTTTATTTCTTCGACGTTGATTCGAGAAATTGCACGCTTAAAAGGGGACGTAACCAAGTTTGTTCCGCAAGCTGTGGTCGAAGCTTTTGAACGTAAACATCAACAAGGTTGGTAAAGTGTCGTTATATATCACCGATGAGTGCATAAACTGTGATGTTTGTGAACCAGTTTGCCCAAATGAAGCAATTTTTATGGGTGAAGTGATTTATGAAATTCATCCGGATTTATGTACCGAGTGCGTTGGTCATCATGACCAGCCACAGTGTCAATTATTTTGTCCAGTCGACTGTATTCCTAAAGATCCGCAGCATGAGGAAACGGAAGAACAGCTATTAGACAAATATAAAAAACTAATTGCTCAAAAAAGCACAAGCAATTAGTGAATAAATTTGTTAATATGCGCCCTCGAAGTGAGCCGGATGGTCGCTGCTGTGGAGGTCTCCGTGACTGAAGCAGGAGAGGAAAGTCCGGGCTTCATAGGGCAGGGTGCCAGGTAACGCCTGGGCGGTGAAAGCCGACGGAAAGTGCAGCAGAGAGTAGACCGCCTCATTCGTGAGGTAAGGGTGAAAGGGTGCGGTAAGAGCGCACCGCGTGTCTGGTAACAGTTCACGGCATGGCAAACCCCACCAGAAGCAAGACCAAATAGGAATCCTAGGTGCGGCCCGTACTGGATTCGGGTAGGTCGCTTGAGCGTATGAGTGATTGTACGCCTAGAGGAATGACCATCCTCGACAGAACCCGGCTTATAGGCTCACTTCACCTCATTTTATTTAAAATTTTTCTTGACGCGCGGTAAAGAAGCTAAGATAATGCGCGCACAGTTTACGGCTATGTAGCTCAGTTGGTTAGAGCACCGCACTCATAATGCGGGGGTCACAAGTTCAAGTCTCGTCATAGCCACCATTTTACAGACCACGCTCCTGCGTGGTCTTTTTTTATGCTTTTTTTGATTAAACACAGTTTGTAAAGACCGACTTCATAGTTCTGGCATTGTTTGTCTAGGGCAATTTCTTCATGTTCTTATATCACTTAACAAGGATGTTGAAGACATGAAAAGGTCATTATTATTTTTAGGAATTTTAAGTCTAACTGCGGGAGCACAGGTTTCTGCTGCTGATTTAAGTTGGGGAGATCCCACTTTAGATTCAGGTCAATTTAAAGTGTCTGGGGCGGTACGTTCCCGTTATTTACATAAGGACTATGTAGTTGGGGCGAATGAAGGTTCTCAAAATGATGATTGGCGACTCACAGATATTAAATTAGTTTTAGGTTATGAAAATCCAGATTGGATTGCAGGTTTAGATGCCCGTTGTTATCAAT
This window of the Acinetobacter sp. XH1741 genome carries:
- the ispE gene encoding 4-(cytidine 5'-diphospho)-2-C-methyl-D-erythritol kinase, producing MIRVPSPAKLNLFLHITGRRENGYHELQTIFQLIDLYDWMVFSPIEKDEIQIEGLGEVQLEQNLIYRAAQILRPHAKKLCGLHIKIEKNIPMGAGLGGGSSNAATTLIVLNQLWECGLTQAELADYGVKLGADVPIFIYGKNAWAEGIGEHLTFIDLDQKQFIILKPDCFISTQLLFSQKTLTRDTKTTKFCAYQLEPSNFGNNFEPLARKLYPEVEEAMQYLDQFGHAKLTGTGACVFTEVTDEMNVDDILKHAPCKSYLVNSLKESPLRHFKVTS
- the lolB gene encoding lipoprotein insertase outer membrane protein LolB — translated: MSKLAQLCTAICGSSVLFLTGCQHFTQPKPAVTHQVQDEKHFNLQGKIGVRTPQQSGSAFFTWVQQQDNFDIELSGILGVGKTQIQGKPGEVTLNSSKTGLITAASPEELLERATGWQAPITHLTSWILAKPATLNAQISKDNANRVSQLIEDGWTVDFSYNGEQTLPNKLVLKQALAEDKENRITMVIQNR
- a CDS encoding tetratricopeptide repeat protein, which gives rise to MNSRINFNGASIRQYSTTFLLLGSMSSYVYARPLQETYAVHSFDQALQQSMVAEFALAYDDIPTALHNYTVLAIKSNSTTIKQRALDVALEYNDLQAALNIATHWVVQEPKDVPALFYLSHIALKTHEYQLAAETLDKILKIDPTADLEQILASIAPENEQDREVLLTALRSSAEKENPSILALIANLEAQNGQLEPALETINRALRRRPKVTSFILMKANLLIALSDQEGALKWYAKSSRKYKKNLDIRLAEVRYLIQINQPQLALEKLEKIIEGNPHAEEALFIAGLTSIDLKQYDKAEQYLVDLRNSAKYQNEAYYYLAINAERKQHYETAKAYYRLVDGSLYIVSRRNLIAIYDKQENLHDALRFLTQERVNYPQHASFLYQAQAEILKKMGNKKAALNLLDEAIKNLPDDPELIYAEVLLLDPYTDRDKLDKTLKQLLQLEPNSPTYLNAYAYTLALQNRRLKEARQYAEQALEYAPEQASILDTLGYIAFLQNDYEAAAEVLGKAYELSHNINIGIRYAKALYMQGSLTQFSAVLQQLKQKHANDPQLQQLDALILPTSVKKS
- the hemA gene encoding glutamyl-tRNA reductase, whose protein sequence is MSFFALGVNHQTASVELREQIAFNAERLSNLLAEQRYHESLKDLVVVSTCNRTEVYAMAEDAESLLKWLADANNIDVKQLIHHVYRYENAQAITHLMRVASGLDSLMLGEPQILGQVKSALALSKEAQTVSPELNSVFEYAFYAAKRVRSETAVGSHAVSMGYAVAQLALQVFSKPEKLTVMVVAAGEMNSLVAKHLAEMGVAKIIICNRSRERADQLAQEITHQVEVEIIDFSTLSENLYRADVVSSCTGSLYQVIAYADVKTALKKRRYQQMLMVDLAVPRDIDPKVESLDGVYLYGVDDLQSVIDENLAQRRQAAVEAEVMVNQLATQLITHQKVKEAGSTIHAYRQHSEEISQQELAHALETLHHGGNPEQVLKEFAHRLTQKLMHPTSMLLREAAKAESPDYFEWLQQHLQDVFDHERKPKR
- a CDS encoding DNA primase yields the protein MAIPQHTIDQILDRTDIVDLIGQRVKLKKTGRTYSGCCPFHQEKTPSFHVYRDKQYYHCFGCQANGNAIRFLMDIDNRNFIDVMKELSSHAGVELPKDNTDNKKLSYTRQVTKSPAPQKTTDETTTQAPTDDQYNTLEPVYFDDPFAQFEQPFSFDEPVQEGNLYDLLENVAQFYEHQLPTSQKAKKYFKQRGLTDQTIQFWRLGYAPEDWQHLEKAFPYDIEGLKQLGLIRSSDNGRDFDLLRDRVIFPIRDPKGRVVGFGGRALNDEIKPKYINSPDSEVFHKNQLLYGLYEGRKLKSNDWLMVEGYMDVIALQQYGITGAVATLGTASNTEHLNILFKQNNRITIAFDGDAAGQKAARRTLEIALPLLNDGRELKFFVLPNDDDPDSLIRREGLENFQRLLDQAPLLSDFVFAHLTGQHNISTPEGKSLVMGELRELTELLPKQGSFRYLLTQSFREKLGLGKRFTPQVSHDASLSFNIQTKDEDFAVAILMHHPFLYIHFEGLRAYIAQDELLAKILAILNRIFDDLPDDQELATYYVLGACSSYCHEVADIMQRTNIQALTQAPEVADKLAKEYALGLQERYLRQKLKSKISLVESRNLRQQLNELTKQISLRLLS
- a CDS encoding outer membrane protein assembly factor BamD, whose protein sequence is MSLPRYKITMLALSLGVASAFVGCSSNPSKKEVVDTGPQSSEQAYFEKAQKSLDRGQYLDATKSLEAIDTYYPTGQYAQQAQLELLYSKFKQKDYEGAIALAERFIRLNPQHPNLDYAYYVRGVSNMELNYDSLLRYTSLQQSHRDISYLKLAYQNFVDLIRRFPSSQYSVDAAQRMKFIGQELAESEMNAARFNVKRKAWIAAAERSQWVIEHYPQTPQVPEALATLAYSYDKLGDKATSQQYIEVLKLNYPSLVNKNGTVNMRAARKEGNWINRATLGILGRESKSVTAETTSATEPKRSLLNRVSFGLIGNSGKEEAEESTSKPVETPKPERSWTNRLSFGLLDKPEKAAEGATVAPAASSNEVNDAAQ
- the rluD gene encoding 23S rRNA pseudouridine(1911/1915/1917) synthase RluD, whose product is MTSAQSSNTNFSETDFNLLEDSEDADNHTSDTTATRLSLQVQLDESYLGQRIDQVAAMVWSEFSREKLKQWMKEGHLLVNGNIVKPKYRCEGSETLTLNVELEAQTTSQPENIPLDIVYEDEDILVINKPVGMVVHPGAGNTSGTLVNALLYHSPKLAELSRAGLVHRIDKDTSGLLVVAKTLEAQFSLSKQLANKSVYRLYDLVVYGNIIAGGTIDEPIKRHPVDRVKMAILPGGRDAVTHYNVKERFKDFTRVQARLETGRTHQIRVHFSYIGYGLIGDQVYMNRVRVPAGASELLIDTLRGFKRQALHAAKLGLKHPRTGEEMTFEAPWPEDFTQLINVLRSENAAY
- the pgeF gene encoding peptidoglycan editing factor PgeF, with translation MEFVQGLPQGVFVGQTRIQHPLALPTDQSELTGFNLALHVKDEAQRVQQHRMMLLDEFAQFGVKKMTWMTQTHSTICHTVNEQIPFIALIGDGLVTQTKGHALMMMTADCLPVVLGNAEGTEVANLHAGWRGLAGGIIENTVAAMQSPPTWAWLGAAISQPCFEIGAEVKTAFCSKYPELETAFIDGKAPDKFHADLYAIARFILQKLGVKQVLGGDQCSYQQQDEYFSYRRDAKTGRMATFVFM